One segment of Cyprinus carpio isolate SPL01 chromosome A17, ASM1834038v1, whole genome shotgun sequence DNA contains the following:
- the LOC109069334 gene encoding protein tyrosine phosphatase type IVA 2-like isoform X2, whose amino-acid sequence MNRPAPVEITYECMRFLITHNPTNSQLAKFTEELKSFGVQTLVRVCDATYDKTPVEKEGIEVLDWPFDDGCSPPEQIVDDWLNLLKCKFKDEPGCCIAVHCVAGLGRAPVLVAIALIECGMMYEDAVEYIRQKRRGAFNAKQLMYLEKYKPKMRLRFKDANGQNCCIQ is encoded by the exons ATGAATCGCCCTGCTCCTGTTGAGATCACCTACGAATGCATGAGGTTTCTCATCACCCACAATCCCACCAATTCACAGCTGGCCAAGTTTACAGAG gAACTGAAGAGTTTTGGAGTGCAGACGCTTGTCCGGGTTTGCGATGCAACTTATGACAAAACACCAGTGGAAAAAGAAGGCATTGAAGTTTTG GATTGGCCTTTTGATGATGGTTGTTCGCCCCCTGAACAAATTGTTGATGACTGGTTGAACCTTctcaaatgtaaatttaaagatGAACCAGGCTGTTGCATTGCAGTACATTGTGTTGCTGGATTGGGACG agctCCTGTCTTGGTGGCCATAGCCTTAATTGAATGCGGGATGATGTATGAAGATGCTGTCGAGTATATTCGTCA gaaaagGCGTGGGGCTTTTAACGCCAAACAGCTTATGTACCTTGAAAAATACAAACCCAAGATGCGCCTGCGCTTCAAGGATGCCAATGGTCAAAACTGCTGCATTCAGTAA
- the LOC109069198 gene encoding uncharacterized protein LOC109069198, with protein sequence MGKPLSRPGCLRQSPCCSKKGDDREGYNEDGYIPQRSIYDTMCINEQIDHSSAHSTLGSRRGRETDFSSNGSLGAGGDIFDTRSSVLGSNGRKLDERFIFDSLKLANDELSKSPRGFVRSASPSVSCSSAPSGSMNKRHHQDSGKKDNLCRHSWKVLSPPKFPETFELSPGEKTYLNPGVAFFPNSFNSPQISPFSGSPISTGTHTPSVFFSPSPLPFHQQFNRQSLPTQPSSPRPPLSELSVSALMCGQENQDKLEIGQGMRNNGGMAKDNLFLTFKPQNNEPEKELPPTTPEPEKDTTPLLRSQTSKRPAVSPTPMESTWPRRLIGRRRTVRQGGAVHNLPVLPPLPYLLIRSVSDKKTIPRLSPFPEHQGNVDGQLGKSTLTRDLKDCSLQEWKLLRDQEECKAEASKIQSVVQEALEAESKMVFIQESVEPSIGENTTSECEEENWEAVLEMVNSLWDETWNEDLQSIGSLRRWPLLHPPSGFGGSQAPSGTSSELGAEDMLEIERMNQEVVESQDDDEPQFQYNFQTCEGESNVIVTQPGSLKLAHEKIPTSLDLATIDAQMGNKYGHSESPDSNLTLDSDSSGVYMSNPSQTSREDITSDNDRAMSDLGSIASLSQGKEGEVDVRKTETYSSIPKANKLATFNKKDPSGLRSNSIELGRQAFCKEITTKATEIKARLKPADTGSQIQEIHNTVNTSKTDVPLPLSPSKHEAKETLLVKSDADSFVATDSFIYLAVSVLPPTTQENVTKPALEEPLPPTSFAKPCRYPDECDFLSTDSFVYLAAPDCHLLVTEGHSVYDSKDSESEDSGSKADFVLASAVGGDSDWDSDLTDSETEPNSSKPVWDYWEELEQGVLQELFGEDQSDADKLLHGNQAQQISCQPGELAAIVVQERAELEEVSSQYTQGAEIHTEVKSVS encoded by the coding sequence ATGGGAAAGCCATTAAGTCGTCCCGGCTGCTTACGGCAGAGCCCTTGTTGTTCGAAAAAAGGGGATGACAGAGAGGGCTACAATGAAGATGGGTATATCCCTCAACGCTCCATTTATGACACAATGTGCATCAATGAACAGATCGACCACAGTTCGGCACACAGCACTCTGGGTTCAAGAAGGGGTAGAGAAACCGACTTCTCTAGTAATGGTTCCCTGGGAGCAGGTGGAGACATATTTGACACAAGGTCTTCTGTGCTAGGCAGCAATGGCAGAAAACTGGATGAGAGGTTCATTTTTGATTCCCTGAAATTAGCAAATGATGAACTGAGCAAGTCACCAAGAGGGTTTGTGAGGTCGGCATCCCCCAGTGTATCCTGCAGCTCAGCTCCAAGCGGATCCATGAACAAGCGCCATCACCAGGACAGTGGCAAGAAGGACAACCTCTGCCGCCACTCCTGGAAGGTTTTGTCTCCACCAAAGTTCCCAGAAACATTTGAACTCTCTCCAGGAGAAAAGACCTACTTAAACCCAGGAGTTGCTTTCTTTCCAAACAGCTTCAACTCCCCACAGATTTCACCCTTCTCTGGATCCCCCATTTCCACTGGTACACATACACCTTCTGTGTTCTTCTCTCCCTCTCCATTGCCCTTCCATCAGCAGTTCAACAGGCAGTCTTTACCCACCCAACCGTCTTCACCAAGACCACCTCTTTCAGAGTTATCTGTAAGTGCCCTGATGTGTGGTCAAGAAAACCAAGACAAACTAGAGATTGGCCAAGGTATGAGAAACAATGGGGGCATGGCAAAAGATAATCTGTTTCTGACTTTTAAACCCCAGAACAATGAGCCTGAGAAAGAACTGCCACCAACCACCCCAGAACCTGAAAAAGACACTACGCCCCTTCTGCGCTCCCAAACATCAAAAAGACCTGCTGTCTCCCCTACACCGATGGAGTCCACCTGGCCCCGGCGACTGATTGGAAGGAGGAGGACGGTAAGACAAGGTGGTGCAGTACATAACCTCCCAGTTCTTCCCCCACTACCCTATCTGCTAATCCGAAGTGTCTCTGACAAAAAGACCATTCCTCGTCTTTCACCGTTCCCCGAGCACCAAGGAAATGTGGATGGTCAGCTCGGCAAGTCTACATTAACAAGAGATCTGAAGGATTGCTCTCTACAGGAATGGAAGCTCTTGCGGGATCAAGAAGAATGTAAAGCTGAAGCATCCAAAATTCAGAGTGTGGTTCAGGAAGCTTTAGAAGCAGAGAGCAAAATGGTGTTTATACAGGAGAGCGTTGAGCCAAGCATTGGTGAAAATACCACTTCTGAATGTGAGGAAGAGAACTGGGAAGCTGTGTTAGAGATGGTTAATTCACTTTGGGATGAGACCTGGAATGAAGATTTGCAAAGTATTGGCTCTCTAAGGCGCTGGCCTCTTTTACATCCTCCATCGGGGTTTGGTGGCTCACAAGCTCCATCAGGTACAAGCTCAGAACTGGGTGCTGAAGATATGTTGGAGATTGAGAGAATGAACCAAGAAGTTGTGGAAAGCCAAGATGACGACGAACCACAATTTCAGTATAATTTTCAAACATGTGAAGGTGAAAGTAATGTTATTGTGACTCAGCCAGGGAGCCTTAAACTTGCTCATGAAAAGATCCCAACCAGTTTAGATCTTGCCACCATTGACGCCCAAATGGGAAACAAATATGGCCATAGCGAGTCACCAGATTCCAACCTAACGCTGGACTCAGATTCAAGTGGTGTCTACATGTCAAATCCCAGCCAAACCAGTAGAGAGGACATCACTTCTGATAATGACAGAGCTATGTCAGATCTTGGAAGCATTGCATCTCTTAGTCAAGGGAAAGAGGGAGAAGTCGATGTCAGAAAGACCGAGACATACTCTTCCATTCCAAAAGCAAATAAATTGGCaacttttaacaaaaaagatCCCTCTGGGCTGAGATCTAATAGCATAGAGCTAGGAAGGCAAGCATTCTGTAAGGAGATTACAACCAAAGCTACAGAAATAAAAGCACGCTTGAAACCTGCGGACACAGGATCTCAAATCCAAGAGATTCATAACACTGTGAACACATCAAAGACTGATGTGCCTTTACCACTGTCCCCCTCCAAACATGAAGCTAAAGAAACGTTATTAGTCAAGAGCGATGCAGATTCATTTGTTGCCACAGATAGTTTTATCTACCTGGCAGTGTCAGTGCTGCCCCCAACCACACAGGAAAACGTGACCAAACCTGCACTGGAGGAGCCATTGCCTCCAACTTCCTTTGCTAAACCTTGCCGTTACCCTGATGAATGTGATTTCCTCTCTACAGATAGTTTTGTTTACCTGGCTGCTCCtgactgccacctgctggtgacagaGGGACATTCGGTATATGACTCAAAAGATTCTGAATCAGAGGACAGCGGTTCTAAGGCTGACTTTGTTCTGGCCTCGGCTGTAGGAGGAGATAGTGACTGGGACTCAGACCTGACTGATTCTGAAACAGAGCCAAACTCTTCCAAGCCTGTGTGGGACTATTGGGAGGAGCTAGAGCAGGGGGTGCTTCAGGAGCTATTCGGCGAGGACCAATCGGATGCAGACAAACTGCTCCATGGCAACCAAGCTCAGCAGATTTCCTGCCAGCCTGGGGAGTTGGCTGCTATTGTTGTACAGGAGAGAGCTGAGTTGGAAGAGGTGTCCTCACAGTACACACAGGGGGCAGAGATACACACTGAGGTGAAGTCTGTATCCTAA
- the LOC109069326 gene encoding gap junction beta-4 protein-like: MNWSGLEALLSGVNKYSTVFGRVWLSMVFVFRVLVFVVAAQRVWGDESKDFVCNTRQPGCTNVCYDSTFPISHIRLWALQLIFVTCPSLLVVAHVKYREEKDKKYTAVHEGTHLYANPGKKRGGLWWTYLLSLIFKATADAAFLYILHHIYKGYDLPRLTKCSLDPCPNTVDCFISRPTEKKIFTLFMVISSALCILMCICEMVYLIGKRVLKYLMMQETPPKRSKRPDPTLSSSQNLSLQKLKDTSMDKTAL; encoded by the coding sequence ATGAACTGGTCAGGACTGGAGGCCCTTCTTAGCGGGGTCAATAAATATTCTACAGTGTTTGGTCGAGTTTGGCTGTCCATGGTGTTTGTGTTTCGTGTTCTGGTGTTTGTGGTGGCAGCTCAACGCGTTTGGGGCGATGAGAGCAAAGACTTTGTTTGCAACACCAGGCAGCCTGGGTGCACCAACGTCTGCTACGACAGCACGTTCCCCATCTCCCACATCCGTCTGTGGGCCTTACAACTCATCTTTGTCACATGTCCGTCGCTCTTGGTCGTAGCCCATGTCAAATACAGAGAGGAAAAAGACAAGAAGTACACGGCCGTCCACGAAGGCACCCATTTATACGCCAACCCTGGGAAAAAGCGTGGGGGTCTCTGGTGGACCTACCTGTTAAGCTTGATCTTTAAAGCCACAGCTGATGCTGCCTTTCTATATATTCTTCATCACATATATAAAGGATATGACCTCCCTCGCCTCACCAAGTGCTCGCTGGATCCTTGTCCAAATACGGTGGATTGTTTCATCTCTCGTCCCACGGAGAAGAAAATCTTCACTCTCTTCATGGTGATCTCCTCTGCTCTCTGCATCTTGATGTGTATCTGTGAAATGGTTTATCTCATTGGAAAGCGTGTATTAAAATACTTAATGATGCAAGAAACACCACCAAAACGATCTAAAAGACCAGACCCGACTCTTTCCAGCAGCCAAAACTTGagtttacaaaaattaaaagacaCCTCAATGGACAAAACTGCTCTTTAG
- the LOC109069334 gene encoding protein tyrosine phosphatase type IVA 2-like isoform X1, with the protein MGRFRSFFHQVQLKLHLSVKMNRPAPVEITYECMRFLITHNPTNSQLAKFTEELKSFGVQTLVRVCDATYDKTPVEKEGIEVLDWPFDDGCSPPEQIVDDWLNLLKCKFKDEPGCCIAVHCVAGLGRAPVLVAIALIECGMMYEDAVEYIRQKRRGAFNAKQLMYLEKYKPKMRLRFKDANGQNCCIQ; encoded by the exons ATGGG AAGATTCAGAAGTTTTTTTCATCAAGTCCAATTAAAACTTCATTTGAGTGTCAAAATGAATCGCCCTGCTCCTGTTGAGATCACCTACGAATGCATGAGGTTTCTCATCACCCACAATCCCACCAATTCACAGCTGGCCAAGTTTACAGAG gAACTGAAGAGTTTTGGAGTGCAGACGCTTGTCCGGGTTTGCGATGCAACTTATGACAAAACACCAGTGGAAAAAGAAGGCATTGAAGTTTTG GATTGGCCTTTTGATGATGGTTGTTCGCCCCCTGAACAAATTGTTGATGACTGGTTGAACCTTctcaaatgtaaatttaaagatGAACCAGGCTGTTGCATTGCAGTACATTGTGTTGCTGGATTGGGACG agctCCTGTCTTGGTGGCCATAGCCTTAATTGAATGCGGGATGATGTATGAAGATGCTGTCGAGTATATTCGTCA gaaaagGCGTGGGGCTTTTAACGCCAAACAGCTTATGTACCTTGAAAAATACAAACCCAAGATGCGCCTGCGCTTCAAGGATGCCAATGGTCAAAACTGCTGCATTCAGTAA